The genomic region GGACGGACCGTGCCGACGGCGCCGGCAAGGGATTCGATCTCGCCACGCTGCTCGCCGAGCGCGGCGCCGAACGGTACGAACTGCACACGCGCCATCTCAACCACCAGCTGCCGCGCATGCTGCACACCATCGGCTTCGACAAGGTCTACGAACGGGCCGAGGGTGCCTACTTCTGGGACGCGGACGGCAACGACTACCTCGACATGCTCGCCGGATTCGGCGTGATGGGCCTCGGCCGCCACCACCCGGTCGTCCGCAAGGCACTCCACGACGTGCTCGACGCCTCCCTCGCCGACCTCACCCGCTTCGACTGCCAGCCGCTGCCCGGCCTGCTCGCGGAGAAGCTCCTCACCCACAGCCCCCATCTCGACCGGGTCTTCTTCGGCAACAGCGGAACCGAGGCCGTCGAAACCGCGCTGAAGTTCGCCCGGTACGCCACCGGGAAACCACGCGTCCTCTACTGCACCCACGCTTTCCACGGCCTCACCACCGGCTCGCTCTCGGTCAACGGCGAGGACGGCTTCCGCGACGGCTTCGCCCCGCTGCTCCCGGACACCGCCATCGCCCTCGGGGACCTCGACGCGCTGCGCCGGGAGCTCAAGCGCGGAGACGTGGCGGCACTGGTCGTCGAGCCCATCCAGGGCAAGGGTGTGCACGCGGCGCCGCCCGGCTTCCTGCGCGAAGCCCAGGAACTCCTGCACCGGCACAAGGCGCTGCTGATCGCGGACGAGGTGCAGACCGGTCTCGGCCGGACCGGCGACTTCTACGCGTACCAGCACGAGGACGGCGTCGAGCCCGACCTGGTCTGCGTCGCCAAGGCGCTCTCCGGCGGCTACGTGCCGGTCGGTGCCACTGTCGGGAAGGACTGGATCTTCAAGAAGGTCTACTCCTCCATGGACCGGGTGCTCGTCCACTCGGCGAGCTTCGGATCGAACGCCCAGGCGATGGCGGCGGGGCTCGCGGTCCTCTCGGTGATGGAGGACGAGGAGATCGTCGCCAACGCCCGGCGCACCGGCGATCTGCTGCGCGAGCGGCTCGCCGCGCTGGTGGACCGGTACGAGCTGCTGCACGAGGTGCGCGGGCGCGGGCTGATGGTCGGCATCGAGTTCGGACGGCCGTCGTCGATCAAGCTGCGCGGCCGGTGGACGATGCTCCAGGCGGCCCGCAAGGGGCTCTTCGCCCAGATGGTTGTCGTACCGTTGTTGCAGAAGCACCGGATTCTGACGCAGGTGTCCGGGGACCATCTTGAAGTGATCAAGCTGATCCCGCCGCTGATCATCGGTGAACCCGAGATCGACCGGTTCGTGACGGCCTTCGAGTCGGTGATGGACGACGCCCACAGTGGGGGCGGCCTGATGTGGGACTTCGGGCGCACGCTGGTGAAGCAGGCGGTCGCCAACCGCTGAGCCGCGCGGAACATCCACGATTTGCCTCTCAGGCAAGAAATTTGCCTCAGAGGAAAGTCGGTGGCGCAATGGAGGCATGAATCCTCCTGACGGAGGGGCGGCCGACGACCTTCCCGGCGTGGCCCCCCGCCTGCGCGAACTGCGCCGGAGCCGAGCCCTCACGCTGGAGGCCGCCGCGCAGCGCGCGGGACTCTCCCCGGCCCATCTCTCCCGGCTCGAAACAGGGAACCGGCAGCCCTCGCTGCCCGTGCTCCTCGGCCTCGCCCGGATCTACGGCACGACCGTCTCCGAACTCCTCGGCGAGATCCCCCCGGAACGGGACGCGATCGTGCGCGGCGGCCGGTTCGAGGGAACCGAGGCGGACGGCTGGATGTACCGCCGGGCCGGCGGACCGGGCCGCGCCATGCAGGCCCTGCGGGTCCGCGTCCCGTACGGTGCCCAGGGCGATCTGGTGCGCGTCCACCCGGGGGAGGAGTGGCTGTACGTCCTCGAAGGGCGGCTGCGGGTCAGCCTCGGCGAATCCACGGACCAGCTCGGGCCCGGCGACAGCGCCCACTTCGACTCGCTCACCCCGCACCGGATCGCCGCCGCCGGACCCGAGGGCGCCGAGCTGATCTTCGTCCACACCCTGTTGCAGAGCCCCGCCGCCGAGCTGTGCCTCGGCGACGGGACCCGTCGGCGCTGACCGCGCCCGGCATCCCCGGTGGCGCGGCCGTTCGGCGCCGCGCCCATTCCTCGTACGCCCGGCCCCGGGCGCGCGGAAGAGAGGACCGTCATGTCCGATTC from Streptomyces sp. NBC_00102 harbors:
- a CDS encoding aspartate aminotransferase family protein; amino-acid sequence: MKDDIAAGAGHTGGTDRADGAGKGFDLATLLAERGAERYELHTRHLNHQLPRMLHTIGFDKVYERAEGAYFWDADGNDYLDMLAGFGVMGLGRHHPVVRKALHDVLDASLADLTRFDCQPLPGLLAEKLLTHSPHLDRVFFGNSGTEAVETALKFARYATGKPRVLYCTHAFHGLTTGSLSVNGEDGFRDGFAPLLPDTAIALGDLDALRRELKRGDVAALVVEPIQGKGVHAAPPGFLREAQELLHRHKALLIADEVQTGLGRTGDFYAYQHEDGVEPDLVCVAKALSGGYVPVGATVGKDWIFKKVYSSMDRVLVHSASFGSNAQAMAAGLAVLSVMEDEEIVANARRTGDLLRERLAALVDRYELLHEVRGRGLMVGIEFGRPSSIKLRGRWTMLQAARKGLFAQMVVVPLLQKHRILTQVSGDHLEVIKLIPPLIIGEPEIDRFVTAFESVMDDAHSGGGLMWDFGRTLVKQAVANR
- a CDS encoding helix-turn-helix domain-containing protein, translated to MNPPDGGAADDLPGVAPRLRELRRSRALTLEAAAQRAGLSPAHLSRLETGNRQPSLPVLLGLARIYGTTVSELLGEIPPERDAIVRGGRFEGTEADGWMYRRAGGPGRAMQALRVRVPYGAQGDLVRVHPGEEWLYVLEGRLRVSLGESTDQLGPGDSAHFDSLTPHRIAAAGPEGAELIFVHTLLQSPAAELCLGDGTRRR